In the genome of Candidatus Pristimantibacillus lignocellulolyticus, the window TCCGTAAAGCTGTAGAAGCAGGAGCACTTAGTATTATGGCGTCCTTCAACGAGATGAATGGTATTCCTGCATGTGCTAATCGTTATTTGCTTACGACGATTTTACGTGAGGAGTGGGGTTTTGAAGGTGTTCTTGTTAGTGATTACAATGCACTAGGAGAGCTTATTACTCATGGAGTTGCCAAAGATGCCGAGGAAGCTTGTGAAATTGCAATTAAAGCGGGTACGGATATGGACATGCATTCAGGAATTTACTATAAATATTTACCGAAACTTGTCAAAGAAGGTCGTATTGAAGAAAGCTTGATCGACTCAGCTGTAGGACGAATATTGGCATTAAAAATGAAGCTTGGATTGTTCGACAACGCTCAAGTTAATCCGGCGCTGAACGAGAACATAATATTATCTGAGGAACATGTGTCATTAGCACGAGAAGCAGCAAGAGAGTCTATTGTATTGCTGAAAAATGATAATCGCACGCTTCCTTTGACGAAGCAATTAAAAACGCTAGCTGTTATTGGACCACTAGCAACGAATACGACAGATCCATTAGGTTGTTGGGCAGCTGATGGTAATCCAGACGATGTTGTTTCTCTACTTGACGGAATTAAAGCGAAAATATCTCCAGACACAGAGCTTCTATACGCGGAAGGTTGTGGTATAGAGAGTGAGGTTGAGAACGGCTTTGAACAGGCACTAGCTGCTGTTGCTAAAGCTGATGTAACTATCATTGCCGTAGGTGAAGGTAAAACGATGAGCGGTGAAGGGAATTCCAGATCTGAACTTGATTTGCCAGGAAAACAACGTAAACTAGTGGAAGAAGCTATTAAGCTTGGCAAGCCAGTTATCGTAGTATTATTTAACGGACGTCCGTTGACGACAGTTTGGCTAGATGAAACGGCTACAGCAATTGTAGAGGCTTGGCACTTAGGCATTCAAAGTGGAAATGCTATTGCAGACGTTCTGTTTGGAGATTATAATCCTAGCGGAAAACTGACAGCGACGTTCCCTCAAAGTGTAGGTCAAATCCCGCTTTACTATTATCGTAAAAATACTGGTCGTCCACCTGGTGGCGTGTATTCATCAAGATATATTGATGCTCCAGTACAGGCGCTATATCCATTCGGTTACGGTTTAAGTTATACAGATTTTGAATATAGCAATCTTGTTTTAAGCTCTACTCATATCAGTAACTCAGATTCTGTATCTGTTTCTGTAGATGTTAAGAATACTGGGAATTACTCTGGTGAAGAGGTTGTTCAGTTGTACATTCGGGATGTAGCTGCTAGCGTAACACAGCCTCTCAAGAAACTAAAAGGATTTACAAAAGTGAGTCTAGCTGTCGGAGAGATGAAGACTGTCACATTCACGGTATCACCTTCTGATCTTTCGATCATAGCGGCAGATAACAATCTAACTGTTGAAGCTGGTAGTTTCCAAGTTATAGTTGGACCAAATTCCGAAGCTGGATTGATCGGAGAAATCGTAGTTCAATAGGTATGGTCATGAAATACTAGATATTAACTGCATCTGTTAGTAACATACTGAAATATCTAAATATTAAACACTAAAATGGTCCCCCTATTAAATTCACTTTTTAAGTGTCTAATATAGGGGGACTGTTACTGTTCTATTATTTGTATAATGGTTTTGTCTTATTATGATCTTTTAGTTATTCATCCTATTAACGTTAGATCATTTATAGTTTATAACTATAAATAAGATAGGTATTATATATTTTACTTGCGGATCGAATTGTAACAAAATGTAATTAATAAACAAACGATTCGTTAGCTATAAACCTTAGTGGTAAGGATGCTTTAAAAACAGCTGTACATTATTAATTATAAGGAGCTGGTATGTTATGGATTCGAATCAAGTGTGGAAGTCGGACTTATATGACAAAAGATTAAGCTTTATTTCTGAATATGGTAAGGGCGTAGTTGAAATTCTTAACCCTCAGGAGGGTGAAAATATTCTTGATCTAGGTTGTGGAACGGGAGATTTGGCTTCTATTATTGCTAATTATGGAGTAAATGTAATTGGTATGGATTACTCCAAAGAGATGATTGAGAAAGCTCGCGAAAAGTATCCTCATATTAATTTTGAAATTGAAAACGGTGAAGATTTCACAGTTAAACAATCCTTCGATGCTGTCTTTTCTAACGCTGCTCTACATTGGATGAAAAATCCCGAGAAAGTGCTTGCTTGTGTATGGGATGCGTTATCCGATAGAGGAAGATTTGTTGCAGAATTCGGCGGATATGGTAATGTTGTAACAATTATTAAGTCGATTAATGAAGTTTTTACAGAAGAGTACGGAAAAGATGCTACAAAATATAATCCTTGGTACTTTCCAACGATAGGCGAGTATAGTACTTTGCTTGAAAAACAGGGTTTTCGGGTAACGTATGCGATCCATTTTGATCGACCAACCAAACTAGAAGATGGCGAGAATGGATTGACTGATTGGTTAACCTCATTTGCAGATAACTATTTCGCAGATTTTGAAGAAGAGGAGAAAAACATTATATTTGCCAAAGTAGCTAACAAAGCTAGAGCTGAGTTATTTCAAAATGGATCTTGGTATGCAGATTATAAACGGATAAGAGTTATGGCGGTTAAACAATAACTCCTTGTTATTCATCTATAAAAACTTACTCATTGCATTTTATTCATTATCTCCTTGTACAATTGTTCAACAGGTTGCGAGCTATCTAACTTGATAAAAGTACTTTTGGATAGCTCCATCTGGTACAATTGTTCTGCAAAAGTACCACCGATACTTTGATCTTCTTCCGTCCAGTATGTTTTACACCATTCTAAAAAATCATTCGTATATAAACCATTTTCATCAAGCCACATAGCATTCGAGCCGTTTCGCTTTATTTCTCTTGTGCGTAATCGTTCCAAACGATCCCTCTCATCAAGGGAAAGGAATACTAGTAGATCACGATCGACAAAACCTTCAGGACACCACGAAAAAACAGATCCAGAAACGATGTAGCTACTATTAGTTTCTATGTCCTCTTCATACATACTTCTACGTAATTCTATCGGGTTATTAACTGTAAAGGAATTGTCTTTCCACAGATAATAATCGGTATCTATCCACTTAATATTCTCTTGTTCACTAATGAATTTCGCTAAGGTGCTTTTGCCGGTGCCCGAGGCACCGATGATTTGTATTTTCACTCGAACTGACCTCCATTGTCTTAATAACATACTATCGAGTTATTCATTGTATCAAATTTCTATTGATGATTTCAAAAAAAATGAAATTTAGATCGTAATGAAATAAAGTGTCACATTTGCGAGACTTCAATTGTTACTTTAGTAGGTATACAAGAAAGGGGGGGAACAATTGACTAGTGAACAGATCGAACATCTTGTTAGTAAAGCACAGCATGGAGATCATCAAGCCTTTTCAGAACTAGTGAAGATGAGTCAACAAAAAGTATTTCGATACTGTTATCCGATGTTGACTAGTCGTCAGGATGGCGAGGATATTGTGCAGGAAACTTTTATTAACGCCTTTCAGCATTTGCACCAATATAAAGATGAAGGGAACTTTATTGGGTGGTTGATGACGATAGCTCACCGATTATGTCTCAATAAGTTGAAGAAGGACAAGCGGATGTTCGCCTTACTGCATAAGATGACAATTGAGCAACCAATAATCGAAACGCGTCAGGAAGAAGAAATCAATGAAGAGATCTTTAAGCTACTTAATCAACTTAAGCCCAAGTATCGAGCAATCGTCATACTTAAAGTACTTGAATCAACTGGTTGCGGTTTATTAGTATATAAGTTTTGTAATGGTTGTCGCAGATCTAATACTAAAGAATTCAGTAATTTATTAATTATTTAGTAACTCTAAAGATTGGTTACTGATCAATGTTATTTCGATTAGTAACCAGTCTTTTTCTTATTGAAGGAGCAGTTACTTTATATAAGAATAGTATTAGATTGATTGTTAATCCAAATGCGACATCTCTTCCATAATAGCTTTTTGAGAAGTTCTCCAATTCATACATATTTGTGGTCTATGATTGATCAGATATAATGAATCAACTATGTTTATATAGCTAGAAATAAAATTTTGTGATATCTTAATATCTTATATAAATTGCTTGAAAATCTTATTGAATAGTGATAAGTTGCTAGTATAAGGAACAATTGTTCGCATTTGAGGGGCGTAAATAATGAGTGAAAAAAAATTAAAAGCAGTAGATTTATTTTCTGGAGCTGGCGGTATGAGTCTTGGTTTTATGCAAACCGGTCTCATAGATGTCGTTGCTTCTGTGGAAAATAATGAGTCTGCTAAGAAAACTTATCAACATAATCATAAAACGTTTAATACAGATAATAAAATTAAATTATATTCGGATATTCGAAATTTGAATTTTAGACAAGAAATACTTGCTAGCTATCCTAAAATTGATATTGTATTTGGAGGACCTCCATGCCAAGGTTTTTCTAATGCTAATCGCCAAAAAACAAATTTAATCTCAATGAACAATCAATTAGTAAAAGAATACGTACGTGCGATAGAGGAACTTAATCCTAGTTCATTTGTAATGGAAAATGTGAAAGCCATGCAATCAAAAAAACATAAGTTCTTTTATTCTAAACAAGAACATAAAGAAATTGTAGAAATTTTAAAATTAGATCTATTTTCAGAAAAATTAATTTTAGGTAATAACTCGCTTGGAACATTCGAAATTATGGGATTCTTGCTTGAAAATCTGGAAGTTGAGTCATTAAGAGATTACATAATCAATGATAAATTATTGTATTCCAAATTAACTCAAATAGATAAAAAACCAAATGAAGCAAAAGAGTATATTAAAAGAAACGAGCGAATACTAACTCGAAGTATTAATAATTGGGAGGCAATGCACAACAAGTATTGGTCTATAACGTTTAAAAAACAGTGGTTGGAACTTGGCGATTTGCTGAATCAGAGTGATCGTAGTGATGAAACTCTTTTGAAAATAATTGATAAAATTAAAGAAATTGTTGAAATTGAAAAAATAATGATGCGTATGAATGAAATTCTTAATAATGGCATAGAAGTATCTGCAATAAGCATTAAAGATAGTTATCTAATTATTGATGTGAAATCTTATAACGTGATGGATTATTTGTTGGCAAAGTTCAATTATTTAGGGTATAGAATTAATAGTGAGTATATTCTTAATGCAGCTAGTTTTGGTGCACCTCAGATGCGAGAACGACTTGTACTAATAGGTGTAAAGATGAATATTATCGGAGATAGCCCTGTAGTCTTACCAACTCCTATTTTTAAAGAAAATCAATATTTTACTGTCAGGGATGCTATATATGATTTAGAACATATAACACCTTTTACATCGATTGAAGCGGAACGAGCTATTTCTAAAACAAAATATGTTAATGAGAATTTATTGTTACGGTATCTGAGTAGTGATACTAAAACAGTTAGAAATCATATGATGACGAATACTACAGATACTGCATTATCAAGGTTTAAAGCTTTACAACAAGGACAAAACTTTCATGACTTAGAAGAATCTTATAAATTATCTTATGCAGATCCAGATAGAACTCAAAATTCAGTGTATTTCAGACTGAGATATGATAGACCCTCTAATACTGTCATTAATGCTCGAAAATCAATGTGGATTCATCCGAGTAAAGATAGAGCAATTAGTATTCGAGAAGTGGCTCGGTTACAAACATTTCCTGATGATTTTGTTTTTGTTGGTTCAAAAGATTCTCAATATCAACAAATAGGAAATGCTGTTCCACCAATTCTAGGAAGAGCTATAGCAGAAAAAATATTATATTATTTAGGGATTAATGTAAGTCTAAAGTTAAGTGATATATTTAAAATGAAACACTTAATATAAAGAGGCTTTGACAAAACTAGCTTCTAAGAAACGAAAAATGATGAAATCTTTATCGATTTCATCATTTTTCATATATTATTCTTATTAAGCGTTGAAAACTTACGTTATTACTGCATATGTTTGTAAGTTTAAAGCCATTAAAGATAGACCGATGTCATGTTCCGCTTTAGATTTTCCTCGTAACGTAAAGTGAGTGAAACTTAAACTAGCCTTTAAGAAGGCATAACGGGCTCTACATCAATTTTACGTTGACGATAGATTTTGCTTGTTTTTTCTTCTGAAAGCATTGCTCTCACATATGCTTTTTGTTGTTCCTATGTTTCAGTTACCATG includes:
- the bglX gene encoding beta-glucosidase BglX → MVAKKNLFSLEIKEKVQSLISQMTIEEKVGQMSQFDWGFHAINPDAGGEINEIMKDLLNKGMLGSLFNLSGVEQSNTIQQQSIERSRLGIPMIVGRDVIHGYRSVFPIPLAQSASWNPDLIRRTAEVASKEAASDGISWVFAPMIDITRDPRWGRIAETMGEDPHLSEIMAEAWVDGTEVQDSTNESLSVASCPKHYAGYGFAESGRDYNTVDVSDRVLREVILPPFRKAVEAGALSIMASFNEMNGIPACANRYLLTTILREEWGFEGVLVSDYNALGELITHGVAKDAEEACEIAIKAGTDMDMHSGIYYKYLPKLVKEGRIEESLIDSAVGRILALKMKLGLFDNAQVNPALNENIILSEEHVSLAREAARESIVLLKNDNRTLPLTKQLKTLAVIGPLATNTTDPLGCWAADGNPDDVVSLLDGIKAKISPDTELLYAEGCGIESEVENGFEQALAAVAKADVTIIAVGEGKTMSGEGNSRSELDLPGKQRKLVEEAIKLGKPVIVVLFNGRPLTTVWLDETATAIVEAWHLGIQSGNAIADVLFGDYNPSGKLTATFPQSVGQIPLYYYRKNTGRPPGGVYSSRYIDAPVQALYPFGYGLSYTDFEYSNLVLSSTHISNSDSVSVSVDVKNTGNYSGEEVVQLYIRDVAASVTQPLKKLKGFTKVSLAVGEMKTVTFTVSPSDLSIIAADNNLTVEAGSFQVIVGPNSEAGLIGEIVVQ
- a CDS encoding class I SAM-dependent methyltransferase, with protein sequence MDSNQVWKSDLYDKRLSFISEYGKGVVEILNPQEGENILDLGCGTGDLASIIANYGVNVIGMDYSKEMIEKAREKYPHINFEIENGEDFTVKQSFDAVFSNAALHWMKNPEKVLACVWDALSDRGRFVAEFGGYGNVVTIIKSINEVFTEEYGKDATKYNPWYFPTIGEYSTLLEKQGFRVTYAIHFDRPTKLEDGENGLTDWLTSFADNYFADFEEEEKNIIFAKVANKARAELFQNGSWYADYKRIRVMAVKQ
- a CDS encoding AAA family ATPase, with product MKIQIIGASGTGKSTLAKFISEQENIKWIDTDYYLWKDNSFTVNNPIELRRSMYEEDIETNSSYIVSGSVFSWCPEGFVDRDLLVFLSLDERDRLERLRTREIKRNGSNAMWLDENGLYTNDFLEWCKTYWTEEDQSIGGTFAEQLYQMELSKSTFIKLDSSQPVEQLYKEIMNKMQ
- a CDS encoding RNA polymerase sigma factor — protein: MTSEQIEHLVSKAQHGDHQAFSELVKMSQQKVFRYCYPMLTSRQDGEDIVQETFINAFQHLHQYKDEGNFIGWLMTIAHRLCLNKLKKDKRMFALLHKMTIEQPIIETRQEEEINEEIFKLLNQLKPKYRAIVILKVLESTGCGLLVYKFCNGCRRSNTKEFSNLLII
- a CDS encoding DNA cytosine methyltransferase, producing MSEKKLKAVDLFSGAGGMSLGFMQTGLIDVVASVENNESAKKTYQHNHKTFNTDNKIKLYSDIRNLNFRQEILASYPKIDIVFGGPPCQGFSNANRQKTNLISMNNQLVKEYVRAIEELNPSSFVMENVKAMQSKKHKFFYSKQEHKEIVEILKLDLFSEKLILGNNSLGTFEIMGFLLENLEVESLRDYIINDKLLYSKLTQIDKKPNEAKEYIKRNERILTRSINNWEAMHNKYWSITFKKQWLELGDLLNQSDRSDETLLKIIDKIKEIVEIEKIMMRMNEILNNGIEVSAISIKDSYLIIDVKSYNVMDYLLAKFNYLGYRINSEYILNAASFGAPQMRERLVLIGVKMNIIGDSPVVLPTPIFKENQYFTVRDAIYDLEHITPFTSIEAERAISKTKYVNENLLLRYLSSDTKTVRNHMMTNTTDTALSRFKALQQGQNFHDLEESYKLSYADPDRTQNSVYFRLRYDRPSNTVINARKSMWIHPSKDRAISIREVARLQTFPDDFVFVGSKDSQYQQIGNAVPPILGRAIAEKILYYLGINVSLKLSDIFKMKHLI